One genomic region from Blastococcus sp. Marseille-P5729 encodes:
- a CDS encoding pseudouridine-5'-phosphate glycosidase — protein sequence MTSHPKVMLGDEVRDALAAGKPVVALESTIISHGMPYPRNVEMALEVEGIVRDGGAAPAPIAVLDGPPRAGLDAAALDLLASDPTVTKASIRDLPYLVATGRHGATTVAATMRIAALAGIRVFVTGGLGGVHRGAERSMDISADLTEMSLTDVAIVSAGVKSLLDIGLTLEVLETLGIPVVTYRADEFPSFYSRSSGFASPMRLDTAADIAAMMHAKWDLGLRGAVSIANPVPASDEIPAERIGKVIDQAIADAEAAGVRGKDITPYLLGHIVELTDGESLETNIALVRNNARLGAEIAVAYAAPAG from the coding sequence GTGACGTCTCATCCGAAGGTGATGCTCGGTGACGAGGTGCGGGATGCGCTCGCCGCCGGAAAGCCGGTGGTGGCGCTCGAGTCGACCATCATCAGCCACGGCATGCCCTACCCGCGCAATGTCGAGATGGCGCTTGAGGTCGAGGGCATCGTGCGTGACGGGGGCGCCGCCCCGGCCCCCATCGCCGTCCTCGACGGGCCCCCCCGAGCCGGTCTCGACGCAGCGGCACTGGACCTACTGGCCTCCGATCCGACGGTGACCAAGGCCAGCATTCGCGACCTTCCGTACCTGGTGGCCACCGGCCGACACGGCGCGACGACGGTGGCGGCGACCATGCGGATCGCCGCCCTGGCAGGGATTCGGGTCTTCGTGACCGGCGGTCTGGGCGGTGTGCACCGCGGTGCGGAGCGCTCGATGGACATCAGTGCCGACCTCACGGAGATGAGCCTGACGGACGTCGCGATCGTGAGCGCTGGAGTCAAGTCGCTGCTGGACATCGGGCTGACGCTCGAGGTGCTGGAGACCCTCGGAATCCCCGTGGTCACCTACCGCGCCGACGAGTTCCCGTCGTTCTACTCGCGCTCCAGCGGATTCGCCTCGCCGATGCGCCTGGACACTGCCGCGGACATCGCGGCGATGATGCACGCGAAGTGGGATCTCGGGCTTCGGGGCGCGGTCTCGATTGCGAACCCGGTGCCGGCGTCCGACGAGATCCCGGCCGAGCGGATCGGGAAGGTCATCGACCAGGCCATCGCGGACGCCGAGGCCGCCGGCGTGCGTGGCAAGGACATCACGCCCTACCTCCTAGGCCACATCGTCGAGCTCACCGACGGGGAGTCGCTGGAGACGAACATCGCGCTGGTGCGCAACAACGCCCGGCTCGGCGCCGAGATCGCCGTCGCATACGCCGCTCCGGCCGGCTGA
- a CDS encoding IS3 family transposase — MAEQGFPVSVTCRVLKVSRSGFYEWRNRPASPRALADRELMLTIRDIHQMSRGTYGAPRVHAELRLGRGIVCGRKRVARLMRADGLAGVCHLRKRGRKPLPATHDDLVQRQFGADGSDRLWFTDITQHRASDGWVYCCAVMDAWSRRIVGWSIADHIRTELVVDALQMAQWQRQPAGTIVHADRGAQYTSWLFGHRLREAGLLGSMGRVASSQDNAAMESFWSSMQRQLLDRRPWPSRVELASAMFEWIEGWYNPRRRHTSLGMLSPHQFETLHTAAVAAA, encoded by the coding sequence TTGGCCGAGCAGGGGTTCCCGGTCTCGGTGACGTGCCGGGTGTTGAAGGTGTCACGCTCGGGGTTCTACGAGTGGCGCAACCGTCCTGCCAGTCCGCGTGCGCTCGCCGACCGCGAGCTCATGCTCACGATCCGCGACATCCACCAGATGTCGCGGGGAACGTATGGGGCGCCGCGGGTCCATGCCGAACTCCGCCTAGGGCGGGGGATTGTTTGCGGCCGCAAACGCGTCGCCCGGCTGATGCGGGCCGACGGGCTGGCCGGGGTGTGTCACCTGCGCAAGCGGGGCCGCAAGCCGTTGCCGGCGACCCATGACGACCTGGTCCAGCGGCAGTTCGGTGCTGACGGGTCGGACCGGCTGTGGTTCACCGACATCACCCAGCATCGCGCCAGCGACGGCTGGGTCTACTGCTGCGCGGTCATGGACGCATGGTCCCGTCGGATCGTGGGCTGGTCGATCGCGGACCACATCCGCACCGAACTCGTCGTCGACGCCCTCCAGATGGCACAGTGGCAACGCCAACCCGCCGGCACGATCGTGCATGCTGATCGCGGCGCCCAGTACACCAGCTGGTTGTTCGGACACCGGCTCCGCGAGGCCGGGCTCCTCGGGTCGATGGGCCGGGTCGCCTCCAGCCAGGACAACGCGGCGATGGAATCGTTCTGGTCGTCCATGCAACGCCAGCTCCTCGACCGCCGCCCCTGGCCGTCGCGAGTCGAACTCGCCAGCGCCATGTTCGAGTGGATCGAGGGCTGGTACAACCCCCGCCGACGCCACACCAGCCTCGGGATGCTGTCACCCCACCAGTTCGAAACCCTTCACACCGCCGCCGTCGCCGCGGCATGA
- a CDS encoding heavy metal translocating P-type ATPase: MSVFDWLIIGAGGVLTVLLGWYFFGPKKSHRAEVAGGVQEVTVTVKGGYRPDVIEVQSGVPVRVLFDRQESGDCSSRVVFPDFKINQALPAYASTAVEFLPGAPGEYGFACGMNMLHGRVRVVGEPAAEAVGEAAGGAVAVAQRPAGHASDGQGSAPAAVASLNSGGEDAAERERAAEITDLRRRVIVGAVLSLPVVVAVMGMEFFTLSWMPQFLMNPWVQLALITPVMFYSGWPIHKTGWLALSHRTADMNSLITLGTIAAYGFSLVVTFAPGLLPAQTREVYYEAVGVILTLILLGRLLETKAKAGTGEAIRTLIGLQPRTALVVRGGGEVDVPIGEVVVGDVVLVRPGEKLPVDGQVLQGTSTVDESMVTGEPIPVRKKPGDDVIGATINQIGSFRYTATRVGADTMLAQIITLVRQAQGSKAPIQRLVDQVSSYFVPAVIGIAIWTFVVWALVGPPPAFIFALVAAVSVLIIACPCALGLATPLSITVGTGKGATAGILIRSAEALETAHKLDTVVLDKTGTITKGAPALTDVRPAVGFTDTELLTLVAAVERFSEHPLAAAIVAGAQDRGLQLPEATGFDSLTGQGVRALVHGREVLVGNRRLLDGAGVRPETADADRLAADGKTPMFAVVDGRFAGVIGVADTLKDGSVAAVAALRARGIDVVMMTGDNRATAAAIARQVGIARVVAEVMPEHKAAEVKRLQSEGRVVGMVGDGINDAPALAQADVGSAIGTGTDVAIESSDITLISGALWGLVTAVDLSRATMRNIRQNLVFAFMYNAIGIPIAAGVLYPALGWTLSPVIAAGAMALSSLSVVANANRLRAFTPHPVPKVTHVPATDPVVEVGHDNENETETTMSQKPERPQEITDPVCGMKVTPASAAASTEHAGKTYYFCSTGCAEAFRGDPARYATSMTP, from the coding sequence ATGAGCGTGTTCGACTGGCTGATCATCGGTGCTGGAGGAGTGCTGACGGTCCTGCTGGGCTGGTACTTCTTCGGTCCGAAGAAGTCGCATCGGGCCGAGGTCGCCGGCGGGGTCCAGGAGGTGACGGTGACGGTCAAGGGCGGCTACCGCCCGGACGTCATCGAGGTCCAGTCCGGGGTACCGGTCCGGGTGCTGTTCGACCGGCAGGAAAGCGGGGACTGCTCCTCGCGGGTGGTGTTTCCCGATTTCAAGATCAACCAGGCGCTACCGGCATACGCCAGCACGGCGGTGGAGTTCCTGCCCGGCGCGCCGGGAGAGTATGGGTTCGCGTGCGGGATGAACATGCTTCATGGCCGTGTGCGGGTGGTCGGTGAGCCCGCGGCTGAGGCCGTGGGGGAGGCCGCCGGCGGTGCTGTGGCCGTAGCGCAGCGACCAGCCGGGCACGCCTCCGACGGGCAGGGCTCTGCGCCCGCGGCGGTTGCCTCGCTGAACTCGGGGGGTGAGGATGCCGCGGAACGGGAGCGGGCCGCGGAGATCACGGACCTGCGCCGCCGGGTGATCGTCGGGGCCGTGTTGAGCCTGCCGGTGGTGGTGGCGGTGATGGGGATGGAGTTCTTCACCCTCTCGTGGATGCCGCAGTTCTTGATGAACCCGTGGGTGCAGCTGGCGCTGATCACCCCGGTGATGTTCTACTCCGGTTGGCCCATCCACAAGACCGGCTGGCTGGCGTTGTCGCACCGCACCGCGGACATGAACTCGCTGATCACGCTGGGCACGATCGCCGCGTATGGGTTCAGCCTGGTGGTGACGTTCGCGCCGGGTCTGCTGCCTGCGCAGACTCGTGAGGTCTATTACGAGGCGGTCGGGGTCATCCTCACGTTGATCCTGTTGGGCAGGTTGCTGGAGACCAAGGCGAAGGCCGGCACCGGGGAGGCGATTCGGACACTGATCGGCCTGCAGCCGCGCACCGCCCTGGTGGTCCGCGGCGGCGGCGAGGTGGACGTCCCCATCGGCGAGGTCGTCGTCGGTGACGTGGTGCTGGTGCGTCCGGGGGAGAAGCTGCCGGTGGACGGGCAGGTCCTGCAGGGCACCTCCACCGTGGACGAGTCGATGGTGACCGGTGAACCGATCCCGGTCAGAAAGAAACCCGGCGATGACGTCATTGGCGCCACGATCAACCAGATCGGCTCGTTCCGGTACACCGCCACGCGGGTCGGCGCCGACACGATGCTGGCCCAGATCATTACCCTGGTGCGGCAGGCTCAGGGATCCAAGGCGCCGATCCAACGGCTGGTGGACCAGGTCTCGAGCTACTTCGTGCCCGCGGTCATCGGGATCGCCATCTGGACGTTCGTGGTGTGGGCGCTGGTGGGCCCGCCGCCGGCGTTCATCTTCGCACTCGTGGCCGCGGTGTCGGTGCTGATCATCGCCTGCCCGTGCGCGCTTGGGCTGGCTACCCCGCTGTCGATCACCGTGGGCACCGGCAAGGGCGCGACGGCGGGCATCCTGATCCGGTCGGCGGAGGCGTTGGAGACCGCGCACAAGCTGGACACGGTGGTGCTGGACAAGACCGGCACGATCACCAAGGGCGCGCCCGCGCTGACCGATGTGCGGCCCGCGGTGGGGTTCACCGACACCGAGCTGCTCACGCTGGTCGCGGCAGTGGAACGCTTCTCCGAGCATCCGCTGGCCGCGGCCATCGTTGCCGGCGCCCAGGATCGTGGTCTGCAGCTGCCCGAGGCGACCGGGTTCGACTCGCTCACCGGGCAGGGCGTGCGTGCCCTGGTGCACGGTCGCGAGGTGCTGGTGGGTAACCGCCGCCTACTCGACGGTGCCGGCGTGCGGCCCGAGACCGCTGATGCCGACCGGCTCGCCGCGGACGGCAAGACACCGATGTTCGCGGTTGTCGATGGGCGCTTCGCCGGGGTAATCGGCGTGGCCGACACCCTGAAGGACGGGTCGGTTGCCGCCGTGGCGGCGTTACGGGCTCGTGGCATCGACGTGGTGATGATGACCGGGGATAACCGCGCCACCGCGGCCGCGATCGCTCGCCAGGTCGGCATCGCGCGGGTGGTGGCCGAGGTGATGCCCGAGCACAAGGCCGCCGAGGTCAAGCGCCTGCAAAGCGAGGGCCGCGTGGTGGGCATGGTGGGGGACGGCATCAACGATGCGCCCGCGCTGGCCCAGGCCGACGTCGGCTCCGCGATCGGCACCGGCACCGATGTGGCCATCGAGTCCTCGGACATCACGTTGATCTCCGGGGCGCTGTGGGGGCTGGTCACCGCGGTAGACCTGTCGCGGGCCACCATGCGCAACATCCGCCAGAACCTGGTGTTCGCGTTCATGTACAACGCGATCGGCATCCCGATCGCCGCCGGGGTCCTGTACCCGGCGCTGGGCTGGACCCTTAGCCCGGTGATCGCGGCGGGCGCGATGGCCCTGTCCTCGCTGTCGGTGGTGGCCAACGCCAACCGGCTCCGCGCGTTCACACCCCACCCGGTCCCTAAGGTCACCCACGTCCCTGCCACCGACCCGGTGGTCGAGGTCGGACACGACAACGAGAACGAAACGGAGACCACCATGTCCCAGAAGCCCGAAAGGCCTCAGGAGATCACCGATCCCGTCTGCGGGATGAAGGTGACGCCCGCGTCGGCCGCGGCCAGTACCGAGCACGCGGGGAAGACCTACTACTTCTGTTCCACCGGGTGCGCGGAAGCGTTCCGCGGCGACCCCGCCCGGTACGCCACCTCGATGACGCCCTGA